Proteins encoded by one window of Prevotella nigrescens:
- a CDS encoding bifunctional 3-deoxy-7-phosphoheptulonate synthase/chorismate mutase type II produces MELELQPLELPHKENQPIIIAGPCSAETEEQVMDTAQQLSANGCKIFRAGVWKPRTKPGCFEGNGEKALPWLKRVKDETGMLIATEVATPEHVELALKYDMDILWIGARTTTNPFAIQALSDLLCGVKNIPVLVKNPVNPDLELWIGALQRLNQAGIKRLGVIHRGFSSYEKKIYRNLPMWQIPIELHRRIPTLPIICDPSHIGGRRELIAPLCQQGLDLGADGLIIETHCNPNKAWSDAEQQVTPEQLDLILSQLIVRNKHTTSEELHQLRSQIDEMDSSLINLLAERFKLCREIGKFKKEHNMTILQSERYNEMLKKCARQANACGIDTKFAARILEIIHEESVRQQLTMLN; encoded by the coding sequence ATGGAATTAGAACTACAACCGTTAGAACTTCCACATAAAGAAAACCAACCCATCATAATAGCAGGTCCTTGCTCTGCAGAAACCGAAGAGCAGGTAATGGACACTGCCCAGCAACTTTCAGCCAATGGTTGCAAGATATTCCGTGCAGGTGTTTGGAAGCCACGCACCAAACCTGGGTGCTTTGAAGGCAACGGCGAAAAAGCTCTGCCTTGGCTAAAACGGGTGAAAGACGAAACAGGTATGCTTATCGCCACCGAAGTTGCAACGCCCGAACACGTGGAACTGGCTTTAAAATACGATATGGATATACTGTGGATTGGTGCACGGACAACCACCAATCCGTTTGCCATACAAGCCTTATCCGACTTACTATGCGGTGTAAAGAACATTCCTGTATTGGTGAAAAACCCTGTAAATCCTGACCTTGAACTATGGATTGGTGCGCTGCAACGCTTAAATCAGGCAGGCATAAAACGATTGGGCGTTATCCATCGTGGCTTTTCGAGTTACGAAAAGAAAATATACCGCAACTTACCTATGTGGCAAATTCCCATCGAGTTGCACCGCCGCATACCCACCTTGCCGATTATTTGCGACCCCAGCCACATTGGCGGACGACGCGAACTGATTGCGCCACTTTGCCAACAAGGACTCGATTTAGGTGCCGACGGACTAATAATAGAAACCCATTGTAATCCGAACAAAGCGTGGAGCGATGCTGAACAACAAGTAACGCCCGAGCAATTAGACCTTATTCTTTCGCAACTCATCGTACGCAATAAGCACACAACAAGCGAAGAGCTACACCAACTGCGCTCACAGATAGACGAAATGGACAGTTCGTTGATAAACTTACTTGCCGAACGCTTCAAGCTTTGTCGCGAGATTGGCAAGTTCAAGAAGGAACATAATATGACTATCTTGCAGTCGGAACGCTACAACGAAATGTTGAAAAAGTGTGCGCGACAGGCAAACGCATGTGGAATAGATACCAAATTCGCTGCTCGCATTCTCGAAATCATACACGAAGAAAGCGTGCGCCAGCAGCTTACTATGCTGAACTAA
- a CDS encoding transglycosylase domain-containing protein produces the protein MKSIVRLFKNIIKGICSFFPWYIKLYKGRAWYTKLSLGIVSFLVSIFLFLGMVDINFLWLFGKSPGFAEIKTPPTYAASEIYSADSVLIGKYFKENRIPVKYEEVNPTFWNALISTEDERFYSHHGVDFMGIGGAVKDALTRDGARGASTITQQLAKNMFHVRNKEYSGLLGKIPGMRMLIAKAKEWIIAYKIEFIYSKNEILTMYANTVDFGNNAYGIKTAARTYFNTTPRQLTTEQVATLVGMLKATTYYNPILHPSNSLSRRNTVLYNMVTHGHLTKNDYEKYSKMPMKLDVHVEENYDGRAQYFREYVADYLKNWLKDNDYDLYSSGLKIYTTIDTRMQKYAEDAAKKQMRKIQQDFNRHWSGQDPWRDENGNLVPGFIEGIAERQPFYKNLVQKYPNQPDSVLYYINKPHKVKLFDYDKGIIEKEMSSMDSIRYMVKFMHCSMVAMEPETGAVRAWVGDIDFRTWKYDKVTAQRQPGSTFKLFVYSEAMNQGLAPCDKRRDEYISMQVPDKKTGILKTWTPRNANGNYSGDSITLKAGFARSINTIAVRLGQEMGIKNIIRTAQDMGIKSPLENEPSLALGSSDVNLLEMVNAYCTVANDGEHCDPVVVTKILDQRGNEVYVAQHDNKQVLPYQSAFFMQQLLKGGLTEPGGTSRALNQYIFRDTDWGGKTGTSNNHSDAWFMAVSPKLVIGAWVGGEYRSIHFRTGALGQGSKTALPMCGNFIYDLMRDKAFQKYHAKWQPNPEKEIDPAMYNCQTVVRTKRAPDSLHIYNRNERKEQSNEEIPNDEEENNTDVGNEQSPSSNSEESGRPKKQKPSRQPSSPINVPRPRIEPLET, from the coding sequence ATGAAAAGTATAGTCAGATTATTCAAAAACATTATAAAAGGGATTTGTAGTTTCTTCCCATGGTACATCAAATTGTATAAAGGGCGTGCGTGGTACACAAAGTTGTCGTTGGGTATTGTATCGTTCCTTGTTTCAATCTTTCTTTTCTTGGGTATGGTTGATATAAACTTTCTCTGGCTCTTTGGCAAATCTCCAGGTTTTGCTGAGATAAAGACTCCACCAACCTATGCAGCTTCAGAAATATATAGTGCCGACTCTGTCTTAATTGGTAAATATTTCAAGGAAAATCGCATACCCGTAAAGTATGAAGAGGTAAACCCAACGTTTTGGAATGCCCTGATAAGTACCGAAGATGAAAGATTTTACAGCCACCATGGAGTAGACTTCATGGGTATCGGTGGTGCTGTGAAAGATGCCTTAACGCGTGATGGTGCCCGCGGTGCATCTACCATAACACAGCAACTTGCTAAAAACATGTTCCACGTCAGAAATAAGGAATATTCAGGATTGCTGGGTAAAATTCCTGGCATGCGAATGCTTATTGCCAAAGCCAAAGAATGGATTATAGCATACAAAATAGAATTTATTTATTCTAAGAACGAAATTCTGACAATGTATGCCAATACAGTAGATTTTGGAAACAATGCGTATGGAATAAAGACAGCTGCAAGAACATATTTCAATACCACTCCTCGCCAACTTACTACCGAACAAGTTGCAACGTTAGTCGGAATGCTAAAGGCAACAACCTACTACAACCCTATCTTGCACCCTTCAAATTCTCTTAGCAGACGCAATACAGTTCTGTATAACATGGTAACACACGGGCATCTGACAAAGAATGATTATGAAAAGTATTCAAAGATGCCAATGAAACTTGATGTACATGTAGAAGAAAATTATGACGGTAGGGCACAATACTTTCGCGAATACGTTGCCGATTATCTGAAAAACTGGTTAAAAGACAACGACTATGACTTATATAGCAGCGGTTTGAAAATCTACACAACAATCGACACTCGTATGCAGAAGTATGCAGAAGACGCTGCAAAGAAACAGATGCGTAAAATTCAACAGGATTTTAACAGGCATTGGAGCGGACAAGACCCATGGCGCGATGAGAATGGCAATTTAGTACCGGGCTTTATAGAAGGGATTGCAGAACGCCAACCGTTCTATAAGAACTTGGTGCAGAAATACCCAAACCAACCAGACAGCGTATTGTACTATATCAACAAGCCTCACAAGGTGAAACTGTTCGATTACGATAAGGGTATAATCGAAAAGGAAATGTCATCGATGGATTCCATTCGCTATATGGTAAAGTTCATGCACTGCTCAATGGTTGCTATGGAGCCTGAAACAGGCGCAGTGAGGGCATGGGTTGGCGACATAGACTTCAGAACATGGAAATACGACAAGGTTACGGCACAACGACAGCCGGGTTCTACTTTCAAACTCTTTGTCTATTCCGAAGCTATGAATCAAGGCTTGGCACCGTGCGATAAGCGCAGAGATGAATACATCAGCATGCAGGTGCCCGACAAGAAGACCGGAATATTGAAAACTTGGACGCCACGCAATGCCAATGGCAACTACTCGGGCGACTCTATAACATTAAAAGCAGGCTTCGCTCGAAGTATCAATACGATAGCCGTCCGCTTGGGACAAGAGATGGGCATAAAGAACATTATCCGCACTGCCCAAGACATGGGCATAAAGAGTCCGCTTGAGAACGAACCTTCGTTGGCTTTGGGTTCGAGCGATGTAAACTTGCTTGAAATGGTAAACGCATACTGTACGGTGGCAAACGATGGCGAACATTGCGACCCGGTTGTGGTTACAAAGATACTCGACCAGCGGGGCAACGAAGTGTATGTCGCACAACACGACAACAAGCAAGTGCTGCCTTATCAGAGTGCCTTCTTCATGCAACAGTTGCTGAAAGGTGGTCTTACTGAACCGGGTGGAACCAGTCGCGCACTAAATCAGTACATATTCAGAGACACCGACTGGGGCGGAAAGACGGGAACCTCCAACAATCATTCCGATGCTTGGTTCATGGCAGTAAGTCCGAAACTTGTTATCGGTGCATGGGTAGGCGGTGAATACCGTAGCATTCACTTCCGGACAGGTGCCTTAGGGCAAGGCTCGAAGACGGCTCTTCCGATGTGCGGTAACTTCATTTACGACTTAATGCGCGACAAGGCTTTCCAAAAATATCATGCAAAGTGGCAGCCCAATCCCGAAAAGGAAATAGATCCTGCAATGTATAATTGCCAGACGGTAGTGCGTACAAAGCGTGCGCCAGATAGTCTGCATATATATAATCGGAACGAAAGGAAGGAACAATCAAACGAAGAGATTCCGAATGACGAAGAAGAGAACAACACAGATGTAGGGAACGAACAGAGTCCTTCGTCCAATAGTGAAGAAAGCGGCAGACCCAAGAAGCAGAAACCGTCAAGGCAACCATCGTCGCCAATTAATGTACCGAGACCTCGTATCGAGCCTCTTGAAACTTAA
- a CDS encoding tetratricopeptide repeat protein, whose translation MNFFQKLFGSKEEVKVQNEAKDFDVLKYDGVRAMKTGEVDYAVKCFKHALEIKDDLEIHDHLSIVYTSKGMFSEAYEELQTLSKAQPDNVQIFIRMANIAFMMENYGAMANACEKAILIDSANATAHYLYAEACKGQGDDVNTIAMATKAISLDSKQGNAYLLRGETYLHTQQLTEAEADVAWLLEHTEDNEDVLLLKARIERAATRNDEAIEYFTKAIDANPFSYTAFKERSEMYSLIGNEAKAKEDAERAEELMPTDGKENAEENIEKQLNDKYKQMNPYGF comes from the coding sequence ATGAACTTTTTTCAGAAACTATTTGGTAGCAAAGAAGAAGTAAAAGTACAAAACGAGGCGAAAGATTTCGATGTATTGAAATACGATGGTGTCAGAGCCATGAAGACAGGCGAGGTAGACTATGCCGTGAAATGCTTTAAACACGCATTGGAAATAAAAGACGACTTGGAAATTCACGACCACCTTTCCATCGTCTATACTTCAAAAGGTATGTTCTCTGAAGCTTACGAAGAACTGCAGACATTAAGTAAGGCGCAGCCCGACAATGTGCAGATATTCATTCGTATGGCAAATATAGCCTTTATGATGGAGAACTATGGCGCAATGGCAAATGCCTGCGAAAAGGCGATACTTATAGATTCGGCAAATGCAACGGCACACTATCTGTATGCTGAAGCCTGCAAGGGACAGGGCGACGACGTTAATACAATAGCTATGGCAACAAAGGCGATCTCGTTAGACAGCAAGCAAGGCAACGCCTACTTGCTGCGTGGCGAGACCTATCTGCACACACAGCAACTTACCGAAGCCGAAGCCGATGTAGCTTGGCTGTTGGAACACACAGAAGACAACGAAGATGTACTGTTATTGAAAGCGAGAATCGAACGAGCAGCCACTCGCAACGATGAGGCAATAGAGTATTTCACAAAAGCCATTGATGCCAACCCATTTTCATACACTGCATTTAAAGAACGCAGCGAAATGTATTCTTTAATAGGAAACGAGGCGAAAGCAAAAGAAGATGCCGAAAGAGCAGAAGAGCTGATGCCAACAGATGGTAAAGAAAATGCAGAAGAAAATATTGAGAAACAACTCAATGACAAGTATAAACAAATGAATCCATATGGTTTTTAG